ATTTaccattaatttttatatattattaatttatttgttTTATATTCAACAATTAATCatataactagtccggaccggcccgcgcgatgcagcgggggctttcggccgacgtattcatatttaacgcagctTTATTTACAGAAGGGTAAACGGGCCATCTGTTATGCGtcgttgttggtgtcgtcgtctttagtgttttttaaaatatgtccggttcgaacgtagttagtttcattttgttgataaaattatttcgagcctaatggtgctggcgaaaaaatttaactcgcagcgAGCAgcaagatacgggctgtcgttgtgtttagccattttttaaaaagtgttcgtttcgaacgtagttagtatcgttttgttcataaaattattccgAGTCTGACGCtgtcgtcgaaaaaatttaacttgtgccgagcgggaagatacggattatcgttgtgtttagcgtttttttagaagtgtccgtttcgcgtatagttagtcccgttgggttcataAGATTTTTCCGAGTAGAACGGTGGTCTCTGGAAAATttaacttgcacccagcgagaagatagggtccgttataaattcgggtggaattagtttcttatattttaattaaattatatatttacactttttaccccttaaAATGTGTAAACTTGAGAACCGTTGTGAAAATATAGTCGAAGTTGAGGGAAACCTCAAAACTATAATAAAATATAACTAAAACTACAACATTTCACAACTCTTTTAGTATATaaggttaaaattataattataataattaataattataattaataattattatttattattataaagtaaCAAAGGAAAAATCAACTAGATGGTGGTGGGTCCAGAATAATGATTTTCGATCAATACCGCCAACACATAATCTGGGAAGACTGGGAACTGATTTCTGTTTCTCAATTCACAGTATAGATTGCTTTGTCTGTAATGATTTTAGTccctattttgaaaaaaaaaaatatatatatatatatgaaaaaataTGTCATAACTTTCAACTTGTATATATCCTATTTATTGACATGTAATCTGATAAAATTAATTTATAATAGTGAAATATAAAGTATTCACCGAACAGTTTCTTGTTTTAGTAAAATCAGTGGGTTTAGAATTAACTAATAGTCAACCCCGGCCCTTGATTAAACCCGGCAAACAGAAACCTGGTGGCTGGCTGGTATCTTAATTCTGGTATAACATACATAATACATCTAGTAGATTATATTCAACCACTCCCTCTTATAAATATGAACATAAATAAATCATGTATTCAACATCAAATTACTCAAAACATATCAAACAACCAACAAACCCAATCAAACTCGTTTTCAAATTTTCTGTTTATCAAGTGATCAAgtaacaagaaactcaaagatgTCTAGCACTATTGGACAGGTGATCCGATGCAAAGCTGCGGTGGCGTGGGAAGCCGCAAAGCCGCTAGTGATCGAAGAAGTTGAGGTGGCGCCACCTCAGAAAATGGAAGTCAGGATTAAGATTTTATTTACTTCACTCTGTCACACTGATGTTTACTTTTGGGAAGCCaaggtacatatatatataaatctacttGTTTCACCATTTTATATTTGGTTGATAAGTTGCATCAATTAATAGTTAATTGGATATAGTCACAATACCTCACTAATAAGTGGTCAGAATGACTCGGTTAGACGCATACATAGTAGGCTGAATAAGAGACTTTATCTGATTACCTGTTTAgttaatcatttttatatttaatatgtgTTTCCTATCTATTTTTCAGGGTCAGAATCCTGTATTTCCTAGGATTTTAGGACATGAGGCTGGAGGGTATGTTTTAATTTTTGTAGCATAATGAAATTGGTTTGTGTTATTATTATATTTGATTGATGattgattaattaatattaatattaatattaatattagtattatttggaTTTGAATATATAGAGTTGTGGAGAGTGTTGGGGAAGGAGTAACTGATCTTGAGGTAGGGGATCATGTCCTTCCTGTTTTTACTGGAGAATGTAAAGAATGTGCTCATTGTAAGTCTGAAGAGAGCAATATGTGTGATCTCTTAAGGATCAATACTGATAGGGGAGTCATGATTCATGATCAAAAATCTCGGTTTTCAATCAAAGGAAAACCGATTTTTCATTTTGTTGGTACGTCTACTTTTAGCGAGTATACAGTTGTTCATGTTGGATGCCTTGCTAAAATCAACCCTAAAGCACCTCTTGACAAAGTTTGTGTCCTCAGTTGTGGGATCTCCACAGGTACAAACCAAATGAATTTgtactttttttttttcatttaactTTTTGTTAATTGTTAATGTTATGTTGACAAAAAAATTATTTGTATATTATAGGCCTAGGCGCTACTTTGAATGTTGCAAAACCGAAAAAGGGTTCATCTGTGGCCATTTTTGGACTTGGAGCTGTAGGACTTGCTGTGAGTTTCTTAAAtttgtactttttatttattacatttgggcatttatatttatgttaatataaaCCTAATGAAATCAATTGTGATTAGGCTGCTGAAGGTGCAAGAATTGCTGGTGCTTCAAGGATTATTGGTGTTGATCTTAATGCCAACCGATTCGAACTAGGTAAGTTACAGAAGTAATGAAAAAATTTGGTTGTAAAAAGttgtttttttcataaaaaaaaactaaAGGGTCTTAAATAAACTACTTGGTTTTCAACAGCAAAGAAATTTGGTGTGACCGAGTTTGTGAACCCAAAAGACTACAAGAAACCGGTACAAGAAGTGATTGCAGAGATGACAAATGGAGGTGTTGACAGGAGTGTTGAATGCACTGGCCATGTTGATGCTATGATCTCTGCTTTCGAATGTGTTCATGATGTATGTGTGAATTTACTTTTTTATAATGCTCATTGGTGTTTTATCTTATTGACACTAACAAGATCAAAATTGAAAATGCATAGGGCTGGGGTGTTGCTGTGCTTGTTGGTGTACCACATAAAGATGCTGTTTTCAAGACTAGTCCTTTGAATTTGTTGAATGAAAGGACTCTCAAGGGTACCTTCTTTGGAAACTATAAACCTCGATCCGATATACCTTCGGTGGTCGAAAAGTACATGAATAAGGTAACTTATAACTTCACATAATCAACAATTTTCGCGATGGTATCTTATTATTGAGAAATTGCGTGGTGTTAATTTGGCTTATGGAATTGTTGTAGGAACTTGAGCTAGAGAAGTTCATAACACATGAAGTGCCATTTTCTGAGATCAATAAGGCCTTTGATTTGATGCTTAAAGGTGAAGGTCTTCGTTGCATCATTCATATGGATGAATAAATTGAAGCAGTGTGCAAGAGAGAAGCATGTTTCGTTGTTGAAGTTCTGTTATCCTTTGACGTTTTGAATACTTTGTTACATATCTCTTAATGTTATGTTTATAAGTTGTATTGTAGCGGGGCTTGAAATGCCTATGTACCCTTTCTAATGCTTATCTCTTAATGTTACATACCATTAAAGTTAATAAGAGTCTGTTTCGTATCATTACTACTGGTGTTATATGAACTACTTAACATACATTCTTCAAAATAATTCATTCATGGACGAATTTAAAAAAGTAGAGATCTTGACAACTAAACAAATGAAAAAGAACCCTCTTAAAACACTCCTACTACTTTTTATGTCATAAGTTTTCATTGTACTGCAGAACTATTTCCATGTGttccttttattaataaaaaaatcggATAAACTGAATACATAACTGTCTTTTTTGCTAAGATTCAATTTTATTCCAACATGTATTTATTATTTTATGAGctcaaaaaaacaaaaaacaaaaaacagaAAACACCCTCTATAGCATTATTCTGATTTCTAACAGAGTAACATAAGTTTTTATACCGCAACTATTGAGTATTACCATTGAATACCCAAATTTGAGTTATACTCGTATGGTTCAAGTTTAACTCCAAAATAAAGCACAAATCAAAAGGCCCAAGAATAAACTACATTACTATTTTCCTCAAAACGACGTCGTAGACTCCTTCTTTCACCTCACTCTCCCACAGAGTCAGTCACAGTCGGTTGAACAAATGGGCAGCATCAAGAACAAACTATTCGTACATCCTACAGCAACACCTTGCACCCGCACACATAAGATAGGAGCCCTAGCTCTAATTGCAATCACCTTCTTCACCACCAGGCTCATTGACCAATCACTATCATCCACCGCCACTTCTATACACTTCACTCACCGACGTCAATAGATTCGAATCTGACGTCATAAGTTTCTCCGGAGACGACTGTTCTGTACGGTGGCCGATCCGTGGTTACGGCTCGTACGTATCTCTTAAGATTTATGTATACGATGAGAATGAAATTGATGGATTGAAACAGTTGCTGTACGGACGTGATGGTAAAATATCGCCGGAGTCATGTCTTAAAGGCCAATGGGGAACTCAGGTGACCTAGTTTTTGTAATCTGTATGTTATATGTAATTTAACTTTATCATCTTAATATTATTTGAAATTATCTTTTGGGACAACTAATTAATCTTCAGTTTTTGGGATATTTTCAGTTTTATGCGATATTATTCAGTTTATTGCGATATGTTTTCTTGTGATGTGTCAGATTTTTGTGCTTGTGCTTGTTTTATGGGATCATTTTTTGTTTTCTGTGTGATATACCTCTGTTAAGTGTATCTTTATGTTATTATATTTCTAAGGCTAATGCTAATTGAGATGAATATGAAATTGTAGGTTAAGATACACAGGCTTCTACTTAAGTCAAGGTATCGTACACACAAGAAAGCAGATGCAGATCTGTTCTTCGTACCGGCATATGCTAAATGTGTTCGGATGATGGGTGGTCTTAATGATAAAGAGATAAACCAAGCGTACGTGAAGGTATGGTGTTGGTGATCTTGTTCATGAAACTTATCTTTATAAACTGGAATTGGAGTAGCTAACACTGCACTCTTGCGTTCATGCTTTTAGGTATTAAGCCAAATGCCATATTTCAGGTTATCAGGTGGTCGCAACCACATTTTTGTGTTTCCAAGGTTCGTTCACTTACTGTGATAATCTGATTTCCAAGGCTGAAGAGTGTTTAGCAAAATATTAGAAGGATCTATGTTAGATGAACTTGCAGTAGATAGCAATGTAATTTCAAATACATTCTAAATTGGTCACCAAACATTTGAGAGCGTTTATCAAAACTAGTTTACTTTCTTAACTATGATATCTTTGGGTAACTGGCTAAGTAACCTATAGAGTACAAGTTGCAGATGAATGTATTGTAGCAGTTTTCGAAAGTTGGATGGTTTTATAAACTTGGTGCATCTTTTTATACAATTACTAACGATTACTACTATATGGTAGTGGCGCAGGGGCTCATTTATTCAAATCGTGGGCTACTTACATTAACCGATCAATAATCCTAACTCCTGAGGTTGGTGATCCCTCTTAAATGTACAACTTCATTAATGGAAGTTGGAAGTTGGCAGTTGGACAAATTTTCTTTCTGGTCTATTTTGTCCTATGTTTTAGATAATGTTAAGCTACATGTGGCAAGCTGGGCAGGTTGGTTAACAGGCCAAATGGGTTTGGGTTAAAACAGGCATTTTTAGTATGCGTTGGGATGGATCAGATTAATCTGCAAACCCTTCagcgtccatatatatatatatatatatatatatatatatatatatatatatatatatatatatatgtatatatatatatatatatatatatatatatatatatataggtaattaatgttacagaaaaaaaaaaaaaaaataactaatcTGATCTTATAAATAAGAATGATTTAGGAGTTGTATGTACAACTCATTTGACCATTCAGCCCATATGACATGTTCCTCTTTTAGCTAAATATTTACTCATCATTTGGTTTGTTTGGGGTAAATCACTACCCAAAACGATCAGGTCATTAATGGATGGTTCTAAATTGACACCTCTAAATTATACATGACGGGTGCAGGGGGACCGGACAGATAAACGAGACACAAGTGCATTCAATACATGGAAAGATGTAATCATACCCGGGAACGTTGACGATGGTATGACGAGTAACGGGGTTAGGTTGGTCAAGCCTTTGGCATTATCAAAGAGGAAATACTTAGCAAACTACTTAGGTCGAGCACAAGGAAAGCTTGGGCGTCTTCAATTAATAGATCTTGCTAAACAATTCCCAGATAAGGTATGTTAGAAA
This window of the Rutidosis leptorrhynchoides isolate AG116_Rl617_1_P2 chromosome 7, CSIRO_AGI_Rlap_v1, whole genome shotgun sequence genome carries:
- the LOC139857954 gene encoding alcohol dehydrogenase 1-like, encoding MSSTIGQVIRCKAAVAWEAAKPLVIEEVEVAPPQKMEVRIKILFTSLCHTDVYFWEAKGQNPVFPRILGHEAGGVVESVGEGVTDLEVGDHVLPVFTGECKECAHCKSEESNMCDLLRINTDRGVMIHDQKSRFSIKGKPIFHFVGTSTFSEYTVVHVGCLAKINPKAPLDKVCVLSCGISTGLGATLNVAKPKKGSSVAIFGLGAVGLAAAEGARIAGASRIIGVDLNANRFELAKKFGVTEFVNPKDYKKPVQEVIAEMTNGGVDRSVECTGHVDAMISAFECVHDGWGVAVLVGVPHKDAVFKTSPLNLLNERTLKGTFFGNYKPRSDIPSVVEKYMNKELELEKFITHEVPFSEINKAFDLMLKGEGLRCIIHMDE